A stretch of DNA from Candidatus Saganbacteria bacterium:
ACTATTTTTAAGAATCATAAGCAAGCCGCTGGGACTTCTCTTAGGCATCCGCACTGCCAAATTATTGCTACCCCTTTTGCGCCGGTCCAGGTCCGCCACCGCTTAGAAACTGCTATGAGTTATTTTGATGAAAACGGAGAATGTGTTTTTTGCGCAACCTTGGAAAAAGAAAAATTTTTCAAGAAGCGGATAATCTTGGAAACGGATTCTTATATCGCTTTTTCGCCTTTTGCATCCAGCACTCCCTTTGAAACCCAAATTTTCCTAAAGAGGCATGCTTCTAATTTCTGGCAAAGCACTAAAGAAGAAGTAAAAGAAGCCGCCCACGCGGTCAAGATGATCTTAGGCAAAATGTATGTAGGTTTGCATAATCCGCCGTATAATTTTGTTATTCGTTCAGGGCCATCACATGAACCGCATCTCGAGTACTATCATTTTTTCATCCAGATCATACCTCGGATAACTGGGATCGCCGGTTTTGAGCTTGGTTCGGGAATTTATATCAATACGGTCGCACCAGAAGATGGGGCGGAATTTTTAAGAGAAATAAATTATAAGGGCGCAAATAACGGATGAAAATTAAAAATAGCGTGGAAGCCCTGCTCGAAATTACAGGCGGCCTTTGTTCGGCGGCTTTGGCTTCTATTTGCTGCTGGGGACCGGTAGTTTTAGCGGCTTTTGGGTTGGGGAGCGGAGCGCTTGCTCAATTTACTGCATATCGATGGGGCTTTATTCTTCTCGCATTTATTTTTCTTAGTAGATCTCTTTACCTGGCTTATAAGGCCCAGAGCAAGAGAAATATTATTATTATTTTGGTTATTATTTTTATTGCTGTATTTTTTATTTTATTGCCGTTTGCGCTGTAATCATTCGAAATGAATATATTGTGTAAACCTGGTTAAAGAGGAGCAAAATAATGCGAAAAAAGGAATATGATTTCATTATCATTGGCGGCGGGGCGGCTGGTTTTGCCGCGGCGATCAAGGCAGACGAGCTGGGTGCAAAAACAGCCATGATCAATGCCGGCTTGCCGATCGGCGGCACCTGCGTTAATGTTGGTTGCGTCCCGACCAAGCATCTTTTAGAGGTGGGACGCGATTATTATGCGCCGCAGCATCCCCGCTTTGCTTCATTGGGCAGGGTTAAGGCGGAATTTAATTTTAAACAAGCGATCGAGGAAAAAAACAAACTGGTCGCCGGGTTTCGCCAAAGCAAATACAAAAATGTTGTGGCCAATCTTAAAAGGGTCACTTTTGTCGCTGGGCGAGCTGAATTTGTTTCGGCTAAAGAGATTAAAGTTGGCAAAGATCTGCTGACGGCTAAGAAATTTTTGATCACCACTGGGTCGTCATCTAAAATCTTGCCGATTCTAGGGCTTGATCAGGTCGATTATCTAACTAATGTTGAGGCTCTAAATTTAAAAAGGCTTCCTAAATCAATAATTATTTTAGGCGGAGGGCCGCTTGGCTTAGAATTTGCCCAACTTTTTAGACATTTTGGGACTAAAGTAACTGTAATCGAACTTATGGATAAGATTCTCTCGGCGCAGGAAAATGAGATTTCTTTAGCTTTGCGAAAATATCTTGAGACGGATGGAATTACGCTTAAAGTCGGGGCTAAAACCACGCGAGTCCAACAAAAAGGCGGACTAAAAAATGTTGAGATCAAAAGCCTGGGAAAAACTTTTCAATTAAGCGCCGAAGAATTGTTGCTGGCGGCAGGGGTAGTCGGAAACACCTCCAATATGGGGCTGGAAGAAATCGGCGTCAAAATTGGCGAGGGTGGCTTTATTAAGGTTAACAAATATTATCAAACTTCCGTGCCAAATATCTGGGCAGCTGGCGATGTGGCCGGACCGCCCTGGCTGGAAACAGTGGCAGCTAAGGAAGGCAACTTGGCTGCGCGCAATGCTTTGTCCAATGCCAAGTTAAAAGTAAATTATGATGCTGTGCCTTATGCTGTTTTCACTTCACCGCAAGTTGGCAGCGTTGGATTAACCGAAGAAGAATATATGAAGCGTTTTAAGACCTGTGCCTGTCGCGTAGTCTGGATGGATCAAGTTCCCAAAGCTTTAGCCGTCAAAGAAACCCGCGGTCTGATCAAAATGGTTATTCACCATAAAACAGGGAAGATAATGGGGGTACATATTTTATCGGCTGAAGCGGTCGACTTGATCCACGAAGCAACGATTGCCGTCAAGTTTGGCTTAACTATTGACCAAATAATCGATACTTTGCATGTTTTCCCGACTCTGTCCGAAGCCATCAAAC
This window harbors:
- the merA gene encoding mercury(II) reductase: MRKKEYDFIIIGGGAAGFAAAIKADELGAKTAMINAGLPIGGTCVNVGCVPTKHLLEVGRDYYAPQHPRFASLGRVKAEFNFKQAIEEKNKLVAGFRQSKYKNVVANLKRVTFVAGRAEFVSAKEIKVGKDLLTAKKFLITTGSSSKILPILGLDQVDYLTNVEALNLKRLPKSIIILGGGPLGLEFAQLFRHFGTKVTVIELMDKILSAQENEISLALRKYLETDGITLKVGAKTTRVQQKGGLKNVEIKSLGKTFQLSAEELLLAAGVVGNTSNMGLEEIGVKIGEGGFIKVNKYYQTSVPNIWAAGDVAGPPWLETVAAKEGNLAARNALSNAKLKVNYDAVPYAVFTSPQVGSVGLTEEEYMKRFKTCACRVVWMDQVPKALAVKETRGLIKMVIHHKTGKIMGVHILSAEAVDLIHEATIAVKFGLTIDQIIDTLHVFPTLSEAIKLVAQSFNKDISQLSCCVE
- the galT gene encoding galactose-1-phosphate uridylyltransferase, with the translated sequence MPELRQDPTTKEWVIIATERGKRPEDFKTQADDEDPETKKTCPFCPGKESRSPGEIFAFRDPGSKPDTPGWKVRVVPNKFPALIPGSNGERHIQADHFKYMAGVGKHEVVIGTPRHEEDIPLMSDEQIELVFLAIQERCKALCEGQNLQHVTIFKNHKQAAGTSLRHPHCQIIATPFAPVQVRHRLETAMSYFDENGECVFCATLEKEKFFKKRIILETDSYIAFSPFASSTPFETQIFLKRHASNFWQSTKEEVKEAAHAVKMILGKMYVGLHNPPYNFVIRSGPSHEPHLEYYHFFIQIIPRITGIAGFELGSGIYINTVAPEDGAEFLREINYKGANNG